Proteins encoded in a region of the Patescibacteria group bacterium genome:
- the tyrS gene encoding tyrosine--tRNA ligase, which produces MAKVIIDEKLIEEILRRGVEHVYPEPGALKKVLMSGKRIRIYCGFDPTGPDLHIGHGNQLRKMAQFQKLGHEVIFLIGDFTARIGDPTDKLAARKQLTKKEVEKNFQGWKKQASSILDFGNKNPIKIMYNSKWHEKLKLSDALELGSKVTVQRMLERDMFEKRMQEGKPIYLHEFLYPLMQGYDSVVMDVDLEIGGNDQTFNMLIGRDLMKTLKNKEKFVLTIKLLVDPNGKKMGKTEGNMVELSDSPENMFGKIMSWPDEMIIEVFEICTDVPLVEIKKMKEQMQTGTNPRNFKLLLAFEIVKIYKGEKAANEAQLNFIKVFSNKEIPEEVKSYKVESRKLLEILEETGLVTSRSEARRVIEQGGVKIDNEVIKDVNFNLSSGEHLIQKGKRFFVKVIIE; this is translated from the coding sequence ATGGCAAAAGTTATTATAGACGAAAAATTAATTGAGGAAATTTTGAGGCGGGGGGTGGAACATGTTTATCCAGAACCAGGCGCTTTGAAAAAAGTTTTAATGTCAGGTAAAAGAATAAGGATTTATTGCGGGTTTGACCCAACAGGGCCTGATTTACATATTGGCCATGGCAATCAGTTGCGCAAAATGGCTCAATTTCAGAAATTAGGACATGAAGTGATTTTTTTAATTGGCGATTTTACAGCCAGGATTGGCGATCCGACTGACAAGCTAGCTGCCAGAAAACAGCTTACCAAAAAAGAAGTAGAAAAAAATTTTCAGGGCTGGAAAAAGCAAGCCAGCAGTATTTTAGATTTTGGCAATAAAAATCCTATTAAGATAATGTACAATTCAAAATGGCATGAGAAATTAAAGCTATCTGATGCTTTAGAGCTTGGTTCAAAAGTGACTGTCCAGAGAATGCTGGAACGCGACATGTTTGAAAAAAGAATGCAGGAAGGCAAACCAATTTATTTACATGAATTTTTGTACCCATTGATGCAAGGTTATGATAGCGTGGTTATGGACGTTGACCTAGAAATTGGGGGAAATGATCAAACATTTAACATGTTAATTGGCCGTGATTTAATGAAAACTTTAAAAAACAAAGAAAAGTTTGTCTTAACTATTAAACTTTTAGTTGATCCTAATGGCAAAAAAATGGGCAAGACAGAAGGTAATATGGTGGAATTATCAGATAGTCCTGAAAATATGTTTGGTAAAATCATGTCCTGGCCTGATGAAATGATTATTGAGGTTTTTGAAATTTGCACAGATGTTCCCTTGGTTGAAATTAAGAAAATGAAAGAGCAAATGCAAACCGGCACTAACCCTCGCAATTTTAAATTACTATTGGCATTTGAGATTGTAAAAATTTACAAAGGCGAGAAAGCAGCCAATGAGGCTCAGCTTAATTTTATAAAAGTTTTTTCCAATAAAGAAATACCGGAAGAAGTAAAAAGTTATAAAGTAGAAAGTAGAAAGCTTTTGGAAATTTTGGAAGAAACCGGTTTAGTAACTTCCAGGTCAGAAGCGCGGCGGGTAATTGAGCAGGGCGGAGTGAAAATTGATAATGAAGTTATTAAAGATGTGAATTTTAATTTATCATCTGGCGAACATTTGATTCAGAAGGGGAAGAGATTTTTCGTGAAAGTGATTATTGAATAA
- the queA gene encoding tRNA preQ1(34) S-adenosylmethionine ribosyltransferase-isomerase QueA yields MANKVKNLKTYNFNLPQELIAQKPVSPQDKCRLLVLDGKTKKIIDDKFLNLPNYLQTGDVLVFNNSKVIPARLIGKKNTGGKVEILLLRQIKENIWECLVGNLPIKKQINTELKFSRYLNGEIISRQNDTARIKFNLSGQKLMAQIFKLGQMPTPPYIKRLSKQNEYQTFFAKKLGSVAAPTAGLHFTPRIFKQLKQKGIQIEFVTLHVGLGTFQPIKSEDITKHQIHEEYFELDIQTAKRLNQAKKANRRIIAIGTTSVRVLESCSEICNQQSAIRSKKGYTKIYIYPGYKFKFIDAITTNFHLPKSSLFLLVSAFAGTEFIKKSYQHAIRKKYRFFSFGDVMLIK; encoded by the coding sequence ATGGCTAACAAAGTAAAAAATCTAAAAACATATAATTTTAATCTCCCTCAAGAATTAATCGCCCAAAAGCCTGTTTCTCCTCAGGATAAATGCAGGCTTTTAGTTTTAGATGGAAAAACTAAAAAGATTATAGACGACAAATTTTTAAACTTGCCAAATTACCTACAGACAGGTGATGTTTTAGTTTTTAATAATTCCAAAGTTATTCCTGCGCGCCTAATTGGCAAAAAAAATACCGGCGGCAAAGTGGAGATTTTACTCCTGCGCCAGATCAAAGAAAACATCTGGGAATGTTTAGTCGGCAATTTGCCAATAAAAAAACAAATCAACACGGAATTAAAATTTTCCCGATACTTAAACGGAGAGATAATTAGTCGCCAAAATGATACTGCTCGGATTAAATTCAATCTTTCTGGGCAGAAATTAATGGCTCAAATCTTTAAACTTGGGCAAATGCCCACTCCCCCGTACATCAAGCGACTTTCTAAACAAAATGAATACCAAACTTTTTTTGCCAAAAAACTTGGTTCTGTGGCCGCGCCAACCGCAGGACTGCATTTCACACCTAGAATATTTAAACAACTAAAGCAAAAAGGCATCCAAATTGAATTTGTAACTTTGCACGTTGGTTTAGGCACATTCCAACCAATCAAATCAGAAGATATAACCAAACACCAAATCCACGAAGAATATTTTGAGCTGGATATACAAACTGCCAAACGGCTTAATCAAGCAAAAAAAGCCAATCGCCGCATTATCGCAATCGGCACAACATCAGTTCGAGTTTTGGAATCCTGTTCAGAAATCTGCAATCAGCAATCAGCAATCCGTTCTAAAAAGGGTTATACCAAAATCTACATTTACCCCGGCTACAAATTCAAATTTATTGACGCTATTACCACTAACTTCCATCTCCCCAAATCAAGTTTGTTTCTTTTGGTCAGTGCTTTTGCTGGAACAGAATTTATTAAAAAATCTTATCAGCATGCCATAAGAAAAAAATATCGTTTTTTTTCATTTGGGGATGTCATGCTAATAAAATAA
- a CDS encoding CCA tRNA nucleotidyltransferase, whose product MTIKNNEQLITHFLKDFANDPNFLFTKKLLKKFKDSEIYLVGGKVRDILLQRESYDYDFVVRNVTAKDLEKFLSKEGTVNLVGKSFGVFKFVPGLGLKSKSLKAENRKENGQDGPKKYTGLEPIDIALPRTEHSFNTGGYRDFDIQSDPKLPIAKDLERRDFTINSMALNLKTNELIDPFLGQEDILSKTIKTVGRPEDRFQEDYTRMLRAIRFSVQLYFKIEQATYLTIQKMSPKIKDIPAERITEELNKIIMSPNAEFGLQLLQKSNLLKYIIPELESGVGVSQNKSHIYSVFTHCVKALGFAAERNYSLNVRLAALFHDIAKPQVKKGEGPDSTFYNHDIVGAKITRKILQRLKYSNETIDKVSHLVRHHMFFYSLGTITDAAIRRLLVRIGSDNINEAIQVRICDRLGMGRPKAKPYKLIELEQRLHAVQLDPISVKMLKVKGDELMKLLNIKPGPKIGLLLNALLAEVLEDPKKNKKAYLQKKLKDLNKLSDSELKELAPQLEKYEEERKKQYFSKIKWVE is encoded by the coding sequence ATGACTATTAAAAATAACGAACAACTAATTACCCATTTTCTCAAGGATTTTGCCAATGATCCAAATTTTTTATTTACCAAAAAATTACTTAAAAAATTCAAGGATTCGGAAATCTATCTTGTTGGCGGTAAAGTGCGCGATATTTTGTTACAACGAGAATCTTATGATTATGATTTTGTAGTTAGAAATGTCACAGCCAAAGATTTGGAAAAATTTTTAAGCAAAGAAGGCACTGTTAATTTAGTCGGCAAATCTTTTGGCGTGTTCAAGTTTGTTCCTGGCCTCGGCTTGAAATCAAAATCTTTAAAAGCTGAAAATAGGAAAGAAAACGGCCAAGACGGGCCAAAAAAGTACACGGGCTTAGAACCCATTGATATTGCCTTGCCCAGAACAGAACATTCTTTCAATACTGGCGGGTACCGTGATTTTGACATTCAGTCAGATCCGAAATTGCCAATTGCCAAAGATTTAGAACGGCGCGATTTTACCATCAATTCCATGGCTTTAAACTTAAAGACCAATGAACTGATTGATCCTTTTTTAGGACAAGAAGATATTTTAAGCAAAACAATAAAAACAGTCGGCCGGCCAGAAGACAGATTCCAGGAAGATTATACACGCATGTTGCGCGCCATCCGTTTTTCAGTCCAATTATATTTTAAAATTGAACAAGCAACTTATCTTACAATCCAAAAAATGTCGCCTAAAATTAAAGATATTCCAGCTGAAAGAATTACTGAAGAATTGAATAAGATCATTATGTCGCCAAACGCTGAATTTGGCTTGCAGCTTTTACAAAAATCAAATCTTTTAAAATACATCATCCCTGAATTAGAATCTGGCGTGGGCGTTTCTCAAAACAAAAGCCACATTTACAGTGTTTTCACCCATTGTGTTAAAGCCTTGGGTTTTGCCGCTGAACGCAATTATAGTTTGAATGTGCGTTTGGCTGCCTTATTCCATGACATTGCAAAACCCCAGGTAAAAAAAGGCGAAGGCCCTGACAGCACATTTTATAATCATGACATTGTGGGCGCAAAAATTACACGAAAAATTTTACAAAGATTAAAATATTCTAATGAAACAATTGATAAAGTTTCCCATCTGGTCCGCCATCATATGTTTTTTTATTCTCTCGGCACAATTACTGACGCTGCTATCAGAAGATTATTAGTCAGAATAGGGTCAGATAACATTAATGAAGCAATTCAAGTGCGCATCTGTGATCGTTTGGGCATGGGCAGACCCAAAGCCAAACCTTATAAACTAATTGAATTAGAACAACGTTTGCACGCAGTCCAATTAGATCCGATTTCCGTTAAAATGTTAAAAGTTAAAGGCGATGAACTGATGAAATTATTAAATATCAAACCTGGTCCGAAGATTGGCCTGCTTTTGAATGCACTTTTGGCTGAAGTTTTGGAAGATCCGAAAAAAAATAAAAAAGCTTATTTGCAAAAAAAATTAAAAGATTTGAATAAACTTTCAGATTCAGAATTAAAAGAATTAGCGCCACAGCTGGAAAAATACGAAGAGGAACGAAAAAAACAATATTTCTCTAAGATTAAATGGGTGGAATAA
- a CDS encoding RluA family pseudouridine synthase, whose translation MKIIIKDKDKNQRLDKFLTAKLPISRSQIQKLIKAGTILVNNKKSSVHNFLQPGDQINIPSKEIKKLTAIKSLEPNKKVKFKIVYEDDNILVIDKPAGLLVHPTEKMEPDTLVNGLLARYPEIAKVGDDKLRPGIVHRLDKAVSGLILVCKTQKAFDYFKNLFQKRKVKKIYTALVHGQMARPEGEINLPIERAKGKGKMAVKSIAEGGKEALTKYTIIKQFKNFSLLEVEILTGRTHQIRAHLNAIQHPIVGDKLYKQKWVKEGLDLDRPFLHSTILSFKNLDGKKLEFKSKLPLKLQKIIKELK comes from the coding sequence ATGAAAATAATAATTAAAGACAAAGACAAAAACCAGCGTTTAGACAAATTTCTCACCGCCAAATTACCAATCTCCCGCTCCCAAATCCAAAAACTAATTAAAGCGGGTACTATTTTAGTTAATAATAAAAAAAGCTCTGTCCATAATTTTTTACAGCCAGGCGATCAAATAAATATCCCCAGTAAAGAAATCAAAAAATTAACCGCTATAAAAAGCTTAGAGCCGAACAAAAAAGTAAAATTTAAAATAGTATATGAAGATGACAATATTTTAGTAATTGACAAGCCAGCCGGACTTTTGGTTCATCCGACTGAAAAAATGGAGCCAGATACTTTAGTCAATGGCCTTTTGGCTAGATATCCGGAAATTGCCAAGGTGGGCGATGATAAATTAAGGCCTGGCATTGTTCATCGTCTGGATAAAGCAGTTTCTGGCTTGATTCTTGTCTGCAAAACGCAAAAGGCTTTTGATTATTTTAAAAATTTATTTCAAAAAAGAAAAGTCAAAAAAATTTATACAGCTCTTGTCCATGGCCAGATGGCAAGGCCAGAAGGTGAAATCAATCTGCCGATTGAACGCGCCAAAGGCAAAGGTAAAATGGCAGTTAAATCAATTGCTGAAGGCGGCAAAGAAGCCTTAACCAAATACACAATAATAAAGCAATTCAAAAATTTCAGTTTATTGGAAGTGGAAATTTTAACCGGCCGCACCCACCAAATCCGCGCCCATTTAAACGCTATTCAACATCCGATTGTCGGCGACAAACTGTACAAACAAAAATGGGTTAAAGAAGGATTAGATTTGGATCGGCCGTTTTTGCATTCAACCATTTTAAGCTTTAAAAATCTGGATGGCAAAAAACTAGAATTCAAATCAAAATTGCCGCTTAAACTGCAGAAAATAATTAAAGAATTAAAATAA
- a CDS encoding HD domain-containing protein: MEKMLASFAQKIEKEPDLKFLQDFYKKFPESNIYLVGGMVRDAALGIKKMAKDFDFVVNKIDLDSLTKFLETKGSVDLVGRNFGVLKFLPKDSNLEEPIDIALPRTEFSTGQGGGYKDFEVQSDPNLKIEEDLSRRDLTINALALDLKNKKIIDPFGGMKNLANGEIKAVLKPEDRFKEDYSRMLRALRFATRFDFTIEKSTWQAIIALAPKINQTRKNKANKTERIVPTETIAKEFLKSLSVQPVRTLELYEQSGLIKELMPEILALKGCEQPKEFHSEGDVWQHTLLCLKNLQSPEFKKQFKDKPPLEVIVAVLFHDIDKPNAQVYNNDKKRFTFPSHEKTSADLAVQIASRLTFASYNGLIDYDNLKWLITNHMISKAEKPRAMKATKLEKLFFTTPDMGKKLLMLCFADDISCLTPTGPNLEGFKTLNHRLTELKELSKSKKILPAPLINGFDIITEFKLKPGPKIGRLLNLVREAQLNGEITTKEGALDLIRNNFSKYENNN, translated from the coding sequence ATGGAAAAAATGTTAGCTTCCTTTGCCCAAAAAATTGAAAAGGAGCCGGACTTAAAATTTCTTCAAGATTTTTATAAAAAATTTCCTGAGTCTAATATTTATTTGGTTGGTGGCATGGTGCGTGACGCAGCCCTGGGCATTAAGAAAATGGCTAAAGATTTTGATTTTGTGGTTAATAAAATTGATTTGGATTCCCTGACAAAATTTTTGGAAACAAAAGGAAGTGTTGATTTAGTTGGCCGTAATTTCGGGGTCCTAAAATTTCTACCCAAAGATTCAAATCTGGAAGAGCCTATTGATATTGCCCTGCCCCGCACTGAGTTTTCAACAGGCCAGGGTGGCGGCTATAAAGATTTTGAAGTCCAGTCAGATCCTAATTTAAAAATTGAAGAAGATTTATCGCGCCGTGATTTAACCATCAATGCTTTAGCCCTGGATTTAAAAAATAAAAAAATAATCGATCCTTTTGGCGGAATGAAAAATTTGGCCAATGGCGAAATTAAAGCTGTTTTAAAACCAGAAGATCGCTTTAAAGAAGATTATTCTCGGATGCTTCGCGCTTTACGTTTTGCCACTAGATTTGATTTTACGATAGAAAAAAGCACCTGGCAGGCAATTATTGCCTTGGCACCCAAAATTAATCAGACGCGTAAAAATAAAGCCAATAAAACAGAACGTATTGTGCCGACTGAAACAATCGCCAAAGAATTTTTAAAATCTTTAAGCGTTCAGCCTGTAAGGACTCTGGAACTGTATGAACAAAGCGGACTTATAAAAGAATTAATGCCTGAAATACTTGCTCTCAAAGGCTGCGAACAGCCCAAAGAATTTCACAGCGAAGGTGATGTCTGGCAACACACACTTTTATGCTTAAAAAATCTCCAATCGCCTGAATTTAAAAAACAATTTAAGGACAAGCCCCCGCTTGAGGTTATTGTGGCGGTCTTATTCCATGACATTGATAAGCCAAATGCCCAAGTCTATAATAATGACAAAAAAAGATTTACTTTCCCGAGCCATGAAAAAACCAGTGCTGATCTGGCTGTTCAAATCGCCAGCCGTTTAACTTTTGCCAGTTATAACGGCTTAATTGATTATGATAATTTAAAGTGGCTTATTACCAATCATATGATCAGCAAAGCTGAAAAACCCAGAGCGATGAAAGCTACCAAATTAGAGAAATTATTTTTTACTACTCCCGATATGGGCAAAAAACTTTTAATGCTTTGTTTTGCCGATGATATTTCTTGCCTCACTCCAACAGGACCAAATCTTGAAGGCTTCAAAACACTTAACCATCGCCTAACAGAATTAAAAGAACTTAGTAAGTCAAAAAAAATCTTGCCCGCACCTTTAATTAACGGCTTTGATATAATTACTGAATTTAAATTAAAGCCAGGGCCAAAAATTGGCAGATTGCTAAATTTAGTCCGCGAAGCTCAGCTAAATGGTGAAATTACTACTAAAGAAGGCGCTTTAGATTTAATAAGAAATAATTTTTCTAAATATGAAAATAATAATTAA
- a CDS encoding DHH family phosphoesterase, which translates to MGLTQNQQIFELIKNSQKILITFKKNFSGDAISSALAIFLLLKKMDKQADIVCHNFCLDQNFAFLPEINQTKSGLEGLKKFIISLDLAANKIKDFSYDVKANKLNIYLTPEKLLDEKNISFKSGDYKYDLIIILDTDTLESLGEIYDQHTDFFYSTPIINIDHNPENEQYGQINLVDLTKTSAAEIIFDLIEHYDINLLDQEIATCLLTGMISKTKSFRSAAVTPRALNIASQLIINGADRDKIIQNLYRTKSINTLRLWGKVLARLKNDPEHKMAWSYLTQKDFIELNMQNPNLREVIEELITSAPEAEIIILLFENQKQSITGLIYTSKNYDSLNLAKSFNPFGTKTMATFEISKPNLAEASKEVIESVKMNLQK; encoded by the coding sequence ATGGGTTTAACACAAAACCAACAAATTTTTGAATTAATTAAAAATAGCCAAAAAATTCTCATAACATTTAAAAAGAATTTTTCAGGCGATGCGATATCCAGTGCCCTGGCTATTTTTTTGCTTTTAAAAAAAATGGATAAGCAGGCTGATATTGTCTGCCATAATTTTTGCCTTGACCAAAATTTCGCCTTTTTGCCAGAAATTAATCAGACAAAATCAGGCCTTGAGGGCTTAAAAAAATTCATTATTTCCCTGGATCTGGCAGCAAATAAAATCAAGGATTTTTCCTATGATGTTAAAGCCAACAAACTGAACATTTATTTGACCCCGGAAAAACTTTTGGATGAAAAAAATATTTCTTTTAAATCTGGGGATTATAAATATGACCTAATAATTATTTTAGATACAGACACCCTGGAATCCCTGGGCGAAATTTATGACCAGCATACTGACTTTTTTTATAGCACCCCGATCATTAATATTGACCACAATCCAGAAAATGAACAGTATGGCCAGATCAATTTGGTAGACCTGACCAAAACTTCAGCCGCAGAAATTATCTTTGATCTGATTGAACATTATGATATAAATTTGCTGGACCAAGAAATTGCTACCTGTCTTTTGACTGGCATGATTTCCAAAACAAAGAGTTTCCGTTCAGCCGCTGTCACTCCGAGAGCCCTAAATATTGCCAGTCAACTCATAATTAACGGAGCTGACCGCGATAAAATTATTCAAAATTTATACCGCACAAAGTCAATCAATACTTTAAGGCTCTGGGGCAAAGTACTCGCGCGCCTTAAAAATGATCCCGAACACAAAATGGCCTGGTCTTATCTGACACAAAAAGATTTTATTGAACTGAACATGCAAAATCCCAATTTACGCGAAGTAATTGAAGAATTAATTACTTCAGCGCCTGAAGCAGAAATCATAATTTTACTTTTTGAGAATCAAAAACAGTCAATTACCGGATTAATTTATACTTCAAAAAATTACGACTCTTTAAATTTAGCTAAATCATTTAATCCCTTTGGCACAAAAACCATGGCTACATTTGAGATCTCCAAGCCCAATCTGGCAGAAGCTAGCAAAGAAGTTATTGAAAGCGTAAAAATGAATTTACAGAAATAA
- a CDS encoding valine--tRNA ligase — MKEIPKAYDPKEVEDKIYKLWEESGYFNPDNLPGNRPDYFSIAMPPPNRTGTLHTGHASMLAYQDLMTRYNRLAGKKTLWLPGTDHAAIATQTKVEKILYKEEKKTRYDLGKEKFLKKVAEFAEESKKTINNQVRKMGSSCDWSRERYTLDDGLNQVVKYAFVKMHDAGLIYRGYRIVNWCPRCASTLADDEVEYVATKTKFYTFKYAKDFPISISTTRPETKLGDTAVAVNPKDQRYKKFIGKTFTIDLGHGKQKIKIVADESVDPKFGTGALGVTPAHSFVDFEIAQKNKLPLIKVIGEDGKMTKEAGKDYEGLTVLKAREKFVAWLEKNKLMDKVEEVEQNLSVCYRCNSLIEPLPSLQWFVDVNKKITLKGNKYFQKKSLKEVALQVVKDNEIKIIPQRFEANYFHWLENLRDWCISRQIWFGHQIPVWYRSSSAKASEDGGKEIYVGLEAPKEKGFKQDEDTLDTWFSSGLWTFSTLLDKDFKKYKSWEDWINGSKDLEFHPTSVMETGYDILFFWVARMIIQTTFMLGQIPFKNVYLHGLVRDEKGKKMSKSLGNVVDPLDMIKKFGTDALRLAMISGTSAGADSRLYDEKVEGSRNFVNKLWNISRYILTSVREVRRVEEIPHGETLADQWILAKLDLVINEVTADINKFNFPGAVEALREFTWSDLADWYLEISKLQIKESPDKPYEELGVHTETILLYVLEKLLILWHPFIPFVTEDIWSNFEDEDLLMIQPWPLVTDKELFTDIKDREYHEETDKLLDYDEILYPFYKFEEIVMTIRNLRSDFKIEPAKKVEVTIVGKDLDKIKLNEQIDNIIYLARLNNLEIGKIKPDNSVSHVLEGVGEICLHLQGLVDLPKEKARLENEIASVKKYAQSLAQKLKNKEFTKKAPKDVVEKEQEKLKQQQEKLVKLEEQLNSLK; from the coding sequence ATGAAAGAAATCCCCAAGGCCTACGATCCCAAAGAAGTTGAGGATAAAATTTATAAGTTATGGGAAGAATCAGGTTATTTTAATCCTGACAATTTGCCAGGTAATCGGCCTGATTATTTTTCCATTGCTATGCCGCCGCCAAATAGAACCGGTACCTTGCATACCGGCCATGCTTCCATGCTTGCTTATCAGGATTTAATGACGCGTTATAACCGGCTGGCAGGTAAAAAAACTTTATGGCTGCCAGGCACTGATCATGCGGCGATCGCCACCCAAACTAAAGTTGAAAAAATTTTATATAAGGAGGAAAAGAAAACGCGCTATGATTTGGGAAAAGAAAAATTTTTAAAAAAAGTTGCTGAATTTGCAGAGGAATCTAAAAAAACAATTAATAATCAGGTGCGCAAAATGGGCTCATCCTGCGACTGGTCGCGTGAACGTTATACTTTGGATGATGGCTTAAACCAAGTAGTTAAATATGCTTTTGTGAAAATGCATGACGCTGGCTTGATCTATCGCGGTTATCGCATTGTTAATTGGTGCCCGCGTTGCGCTTCAACTCTGGCTGATGATGAAGTTGAATATGTGGCAACCAAAACAAAATTTTATACTTTCAAATATGCAAAAGATTTTCCGATTTCAATTTCCACTACCCGGCCTGAAACAAAATTGGGTGATACTGCAGTAGCTGTTAATCCCAAAGACCAGCGTTATAAAAAATTTATAGGTAAAACATTTACAATAGATTTAGGCCATGGCAAACAGAAAATTAAAATTGTGGCTGATGAGTCAGTTGACCCCAAATTTGGCACAGGCGCTCTTGGCGTTACGCCTGCCCATTCTTTTGTGGATTTTGAAATTGCCCAAAAAAATAAATTGCCATTGATAAAAGTAATAGGCGAGGATGGCAAAATGACCAAAGAGGCAGGCAAGGATTATGAGGGATTAACGGTTTTAAAAGCCAGAGAAAAATTCGTGGCCTGGTTGGAAAAAAATAAATTAATGGACAAGGTGGAAGAAGTTGAACAAAATTTGAGCGTGTGTTATCGTTGCAATTCACTGATTGAACCTCTGCCCTCATTACAGTGGTTTGTGGACGTCAATAAAAAAATAACTTTAAAAGGCAATAAATATTTCCAGAAAAAATCTCTCAAAGAAGTTGCCTTGCAGGTTGTGAAGGATAATGAAATAAAAATAATTCCCCAAAGATTTGAAGCAAATTATTTTCACTGGCTGGAAAATTTGCGCGATTGGTGCATTTCCCGCCAGATTTGGTTTGGGCATCAGATTCCCGTGTGGTACAGATCCTCCTCCGCTAAAGCTTCGGAGGACGGGGGTAAGGAAATTTATGTTGGGCTAGAAGCGCCAAAAGAAAAAGGATTTAAACAGGATGAAGATACTTTGGATACTTGGTTTTCATCTGGGCTGTGGACTTTTTCAACATTATTAGATAAAGATTTTAAAAAATATAAATCTTGGGAGGATTGGATTAATGGTTCTAAGGATTTAGAATTTCATCCGACTTCAGTCATGGAAACTGGTTATGATATTTTATTTTTTTGGGTGGCACGCATGATTATCCAGACCACTTTCATGCTCGGTCAGATTCCATTTAAAAATGTTTATTTACATGGTTTGGTGCGCGATGAAAAAGGCAAAAAAATGTCCAAATCCTTGGGTAATGTGGTTGATCCTTTGGATATGATTAAAAAATTCGGCACTGATGCTCTGCGTTTGGCCATGATTTCAGGCACTTCAGCTGGTGCTGATTCGCGCTTGTATGATGAAAAAGTTGAGGGCAGCCGCAACTTTGTGAATAAGCTTTGGAATATATCCCGTTATATTTTAACTTCAGTGCGCGAAGTCAGGCGAGTTGAGGAAATTCCTCATGGTGAAACTCTGGCTGACCAGTGGATTTTGGCAAAATTGGATTTGGTGATTAATGAAGTGACAGCAGATATTAATAAATTTAATTTTCCCGGGGCGGTTGAGGCTTTGCGCGAATTTACCTGGTCTGATCTGGCTGACTGGTATTTGGAAATATCAAAATTGCAGATCAAAGAAAGTCCTGATAAACCTTATGAAGAATTAGGCGTGCATACTGAGACAATTTTACTTTATGTTTTGGAAAAACTTTTAATTTTATGGCATCCGTTTATTCCTTTTGTGACAGAAGATATTTGGTCAAATTTTGAAGACGAGGATTTATTGATGATTCAGCCTTGGCCTTTAGTGACTGATAAAGAATTATTTACTGACATTAAAGATAGAGAATATCATGAGGAAACAGATAAGCTTTTGGATTACGATGAAATTTTGTATCCTTTTTATAAATTTGAAGAAATTGTCATGACCATCAGAAATTTGCGCTCTGATTTTAAAATTGAACCAGCGAAAAAGGTTGAGGTCACAATTGTTGGGAAAGATTTAGATAAAATAAAATTAAATGAACAAATTGATAATATAATTTATCTGGCTCGTTTGAATAATTTAGAAATCGGGAAAATTAAACCAGATAATTCTGTGTCTCATGTTTTGGAAGGAGTGGGTGAGATTTGTTTACATTTGCAGGGTCTCGTTGATTTGCCAAAAGAAAAAGCTCGTTTGGAAAATGAAATTGCCAGCGTTAAAAAATATGCGCAATCTTTGGCACAAAAATTAAAGAATAAAGAGTTTACAAAAAAAGCGCCTAAGGATGTGGTGGAGAAAGAGCAAGAGAAATTAAAGCAACAGCAAGAGAAATTGGTGAAATTGGAAGAACAATTGAATAGCTTGAAATAG